The DNA region GTGGAGCATCGAGAAGGCGATGCCCCGCCAGTACCTGTCCACGCCCCAGGGGGTGGCGGTCGTCCCCGACGTCCCCAACTGGGCCTGGCACGACTACGGCATGCGGGTCGGCTTCTGGCGCCTGCTCGACGCGTTACAGAAGCGGAAGATCCGGGCCACCACCGCCATCAACGCCAACGTGTGCAACTCCTACCCGCCGGTCGCCAGGGCCATGCTGGAGGCCGGCTGGGAGTTCATGGGCCACGGCGTCGTGCAGGGCGCGATGCACCTGCTGCCGGACCAGCGGGAGGCGATCCGACAAGCGATCTCTATCTTGCAGAAGTTCACCGACAAGAAGCCCAAGGGGTGGCTCGGTCCCGGGCTCACCGAGACCTGGGAGACGCTCGATCTGCTCGCCCAGGAGGGGATCGAGTACGTCTCGGACTGGGTGAACGACGATCAGCCCTACGAGCTCC from Candidatus Methylomirabilota bacterium includes:
- a CDS encoding polysaccharide deacetylase family protein, with protein sequence MKLPHERFDYSPIAGRRRWTLPKGARIAVWTIVNVEEWSIEKAMPRQYLSTPQGVAVVPDVPNWAWHDYGMRVGFWRLLDALQKRKIRATTAINANVCNSYPPVARAMLEAGWEFMGHGVVQGAMHLLPDQREAIRQAISILQKFTDKKPKGWLGPGLTETWETLDLLAQEGIEYVSDWVNDDQPYELRTTAGPLVSVPYTVELNDIPMMIIQHHASSEWLQRCRDQFDRLYAEGARNPRVMAIAVHPYIHGVPHRIKYFEAVYDYIRRHKGVWMTTGEEIYEWYKAHKW